One region of Megalopta genalis isolate 19385.01 chromosome 15, iyMegGena1_principal, whole genome shotgun sequence genomic DNA includes:
- the Wnk gene encoding wnk kinase isoform X2: MPRCCNENKAVSSVSTSQKHNTEDILLTQTRPFSIGNQLELDDDPPIVEKSHRRVRCDLSPVPTNTSTNLSIKLLSIKGERNSRQDHQVSTGSGGYREKEKEAKKRAAIGNTVRGFLSSGHSKQDRYETNRQRSPGGSGLSSLCPKLVASGGGNNQGGISLAVGHLASQEGGGPCSVVTTQRIHNHTHNHKRQRKLSIVPQAGTSAHNSGDRKASSISRSSTTICKKQIRTQRSDHNTDSLSITTNGVASNSPSSKKRVLSTLRISEKSSPRNLNSPSLDNENERSFSDAEEAITATENVFNVPGSSSTPSTPISRVKSKKSDEDETSMECSISEEGVESSRNTADKKLSLDTSESKVTTPECSESSKIPNVVRKISASSIDEETIIQNKQKVFSTSSMSTRCNNNEGRTAKSKSKYFTEIQKSSKNSTKINIGKSIDSFMKISINSTGNSKSNEEVKRKTSTDSSKSTNMAEKEGLTKDSEEDVVEDKEKVVKSSRFVTSKVSEEIIDTEGKDMETQREEEEGEVTIYDEDDNGTSISDIVAAQALHESLSKLGKVPPLDTDMEDVKDMNIEDEIKTEKDSQKDVVQEEAVEGFIGPLLDENFKADEKLSQKTMAMEEVRNLLMKVKVQNVEDDDDEEKAIGISPDGRFLKFEEEIGRGSFKTVYRGLDTQTGVAVAWCELQEKKLNKTERLRFREEAEMLKGLQHPNIVRFYDYWEVTLTRRKYIVLVTELMTSGTLKTYLRRFKKINPKVVKSWCRQILKGLSFLHSRSPPIIHRDLKCDNIFITGTTGSVKIGDLGLATLKNRSFAKSVIGTPEFMAPEMYEEHYDESVDVYAFGMCMLEMATSEYPYSECTGPAQIYKRVVSGVKPQSYDKVENPEVREIIEMCIRLKKEERPLVKDLLNHEFFADDVGLKLEMVSRDSAVADAELSRVEFRLRVLDPKKRTNKHKENEAIQFDFDIQGDNAEEVASEMAKSSLILEEDVKAVTKMLKSQITTLLREREERKAKEEKERLDREADTTTTANENLLQQQLLLQQMQLQQQQQQIQSNMGIQLQGQVQMQLQQNQIPLQPQQQMQPTAQPSQQHSLQPQPVQLVQQQPLMQQQTSVVQPQQAQQLQQVPQVSQQQVQYQQQQYQQQLQQQYQQQQQPYPSHVSQNINPSSSQCSTPQTVQTQPQFPQVTQQIQQQQQIQQQQQIQQQQIQQQQQIQQQQQIQQQQQIQQQQQIQQQQQQIHQQQQQIQQQQQQQQIHQQQQQYIQLNQMNVPQQISHQMQSQIQPQLQSQIQILSQQQHVQMQQTQQVQYSQPQVQHVQQVPVQNQQFYQQSATGTSGYTTQPIYQQNISQSMYHPYTTPNPAGHVEILSTSQPTTQIYSHTSIPGSAAPPTSQPYIQQSTGQVSASVPSSINIQNSSAATIIQSAATATIPNIQPTPTILPNGGHQSQPQQNVLVQMQYSQPSSVPTSVSMSSGMSVPAQSTTTTQHQQHFVPSTDQITADRSSLPKQDTMDSVQSLPVDLPSNVQDQVNLTTAIGQTAVASEGVTQENSENVSSERSRVKRSGTKRKKPGIKLTVLSVSSSEGQSVTVECQLDTSKQKTVTFKFDRDDMVPTDIANNLVAENLLPQSQCETFVELIEDIVKQLRLDPTRALPLVAHGPPDQSAGGSPVTSRRPRDRDHSLDTAKVRHGSLTRQSSHRSSYKVHRRHRSRDETSNTSTPTKLLPIDQIISHITGGTTEKQQSVQTPDSQVGLENTSAEASRRSSTSTQNTDTLTPTNLPSDPTDTQETLVNVTNLEAGLELHNVSNEDKFYHCTTTYTQSSVHDTAIGNQGSEMAKESGAQDVTDLQEREANKEIQVDTVTEVATLTAPPPIRKISRFLVSPVVEQKILTIEDEESSVESTEKANILATQSNLVSQISVTDEGQAKHDELEVNVLETQAAVLEKPSVETLIQNTQYVPEQVDAVQTLQLGQQTIGLQNTMQGQAMSAMLQIQPNINTIQSSPHNVILPGSTITHQLPQQMQSVPQNIMVTVQKDLQTQTQIPPNNVNMQGQYQNQPLQCNVLLQQQQIPMQHNLTQMHVQPELQHQGQIQTQRPMQQFHSQQIPQQYVILSGPIQQLQPAAIVDERNRRISNISTASNMSTDSQMSEIVNLTDDKKQPMVVPSSSVHHMQHAQLIAQPEGQNVATLSQTVLEPTQQLQGTPQNIMNVPTNASVPVSVPVQQVIATEVAPKVIVKTKEVSSTLPDLAQNLANILSNPKSKSATPHGVTSHEQNPITNIPAATVFDNKSTLQSEQYFQPIQPEASQIQIPSQVQHNYQPNIVQPGISQTFQQVTQQSQQTQITLQQTMQLNPTQQMDPQLQIMPQNFQGVQTMLQGKWIATPNQNIMQQTGLIRHPQQTQQQLQQTIPVQQPILQDTQNVENFVQTDQSQLHLKLQEQQILGKTSEMETQESITSTGRISTECHLLSEAENSSHDVTPEHTIVESVDSTLFAQNQALQQQQQQHRKLSQQNSLDKVPDAVVGTAGLGGPGPQTIADLHQKLVQLTSQPSEALNVGTPPISYPATPHNHQIVGGYDAYINSLQQKLVNIGMPISTTHGVGPPSPQTAIQSSTSLTDPNVPTNVEALALIQDSSIHPLALSQTHVDCSLDSPTPGAGATGSETMSPSKESIKVRAQRPGSRLQELEQELAKIHHRGSVLSTASPQPLLQSTQSLLTTVPSTSTVPVANITPSVNTSRSDTNTPVQIEPQESVTEKVSTTQPVRKISRFVVSKVAGPPNNATGPNQQSYAEDPKVYHVEENQGTPVQVIHSREGSIPPTQSIQSTVSGPTMEQTEKDERFWTLTPSEEYQLLIKKQTMELETLQRRHREELERFQQHQLQLLIQQQQQASALHQHHHQHHPMLYHTVATSLAGQTRLPSTEDYLMFNTTPQTPLQKAPSNYPDTDETLRLAMQKLKQTPLQLQPQQATAGIPHAYVIPIPVVPSETMQNIPSQQSSSYTSDIAESYDSAHSSLINSAQYQFAPILPDGTNIAVSSTGSLVTPIPISSSTGSGGYIQYHENQTLPNFQTFSCTPHGGFFLPAGYRLIYAPQPASQSQPATPATPHIGNSHDGTPPAEPLHTNTDNSAAPPSHTDQ, translated from the exons GGTGGCATTAGTTTGGCAGTGGGCCACTTAGCCTCCCAGGAAGGTGGAGGCCCATGTTCAGTTGTTACCACTCAAAGAATCCATAATCATACACATAATCATAAACGCCAAAGAAAATTGTCTATTGTTCCACAAGCTGGTACTAGTGCTCATAATTCTGGTGATCGGAAG GCATCAAGTATAAGTCGTTCCTCTACAACAATTTGCAAGAAACAAATACGAACACAGAGGAGTGACCATAATACGGATTCATTGTCTATAACAACTAACGGAGTTGCGAGTAATTCACCTTCTTCTAAAAAGAGAGTTTTATCTACTCTACGCATCTCGGAAAAATCATCCCCTCGGAATCTCAATTCACCATCTTTAGACAATGAAAATGAGCGCAGTTTCAGCGACGCAGAGGAAGCTATCACTGCGACAGAAAATGTGTTCAATGTTCCAG GATCTAGTTCCACGCCTTCAACACCAATTAGTCGAGTGAAATCGAAAAAATCGGACGAAGATGAGACGAGTATGGAATGTAGCATCAGTGAAGAAGGTGTTGAATCGTCGCGGAACACAGCAGACAAGAAACTATCATTAGATACTAGCGAGTCAAAAGTAACAACCCCAGAATGTTCTGAATCTTCTAAAATTCCAAACGTTGTGAGAAAAATATCGGCAAGTAGCATTGATGAGGAAacaattatacaaaataaacaaaaagtatTCTCTACATCTTCCATGAGCACACGATGCAATAATAATGAGGGCAGAACCGCCAAATCTAAAAGTAAGTATTTCACAGAAATTCAGAAAAGTAGTAAGAATTCGACTAAGATAAACATAGGGAAAAGTATAGATTCGTTCATGAAAATCTCCATAAATTCAACAGGTAATAGTAAAAGTAATGAAGAGGTGAAACGGAAAACGTCCACCGACTCGTCCAAGTCTACCAATATGGCAGAAAAAGAAGGTTTGACTAAAGATTCAGAAGAGGATGTTGTCGAGGATAAGGAGAAGGTGGTGAAAAGTTCAAGATTTGTGACGTCGAAGGTGTCTGAAGAGATAATAGACACCGAGGGAAAGGATATGGAAACGCAACGGGAAGAAGAAGAGGGAGAAGTGACAATATATGACGAAGATGACAATGGCACCAGTATCAGTGATATTGTTGCTGCACAAGCGCTTCATGAATCTCTGAGTAAATTAGGGAAAGTTCCACCTTTGGATACTGACATGGAGGATGTTAAGGACATGAATATCGAGGATGAGATCAAGACGGAGAAAGATTCCCAGAAAGACGTCGTGCAGGAAGAAGCGGTGGAAGGTTTTATCGGTCCTTTGCTGGACGAAAATTTTAAAGCGGACGAGAAATTATCACAGAAAACTATGGCCATGGAGGAAGTTCGAAATTTATtgatgaaagtgaaagttcaaAATGTAGAAGACGATGACGATGAAGAGAAAGCTATAGGTATATCACCGGATGGTAGATTCTTGAAATTCGAAGAGGAAATCGGTAGGGGCAGCTTTAAGACTGTATATAGAGGTTTGGATACTCAAACTGGTGTGGCTGTTGCCTGGTGCGAATTACAG GAAAAAAAGTTAAACAAGACAGAAAGACTGAGGTTTAGGGAGGAAGCAGAAATGTTGAAAGGATTGCAACATCCAAATATTGttagattttatgattattggGAAGTTACACTTACGCGTAGGAAATACATTGTACTAGTCACTGAACTTATGACTTCAGGAACATTGAAGAC ATACCTAAGacgttttaaaaaaattaatccGAAGGTAGTGAAGTCTTGGTGTCGGCAAATTTTAAAAGGCCTTAGCTTTTTACATTCGAGATCACCGCCAATTATTCATCGCGATCTGAAGTgcgacaatatttttattactgGTACAACGGGGAGTGTAAAAATTGGCGACTTGGGTCTTGCGACTCTGAAAAATCGAAGTTTCGCAAAGAGCGTGATTGGTACACCCGAATTTATGGCACCGGAAATGTATGAGGAGCATTATGACGAGTCTGTCGACGTTTATGCATTTGGCATGTGTATGCTTGAAATGGCTACTAGTGAATATCCGTACTCTGAGTGTACTGGACCAGCGCAAATATATAAACGCGTAGTATCG GGAGTAAAGCCTCAGAGCTATGACAAAGTGGAAAATCCAGAGGTTCGAGAAATCATTGAAATGTGTATTCGGCTAAAGAAAGAAGAACGGCCATTAGTTAAGGATCTcttaaatcatgaattttttgcTGACGATGTTGGGTTAAAATTGGAAATGGTTTCGCGAGATTCAGCAGTAGCAGACGCAGAACTATCTCGCGTCGAATTTCGACTCAGAGTACTGGATCCCAAAAAACGAACCAACAAACATAAAGAGAATGAGGCGATACAATTCGATTTCGACATCCAAGGAGACAACGCAGAGGAAGTAGCCTCTGAGATGGCTAAATCCAGTCTGATACTCGAGGAAGATGTAAAAGCTGTAACGAAGATGTTAAAGTCTCAAATCACTACTTTGTTACGAGAAAGGGAAGAACGTAAAGCCAAAGAAGAGAAAGAGCGATTAGATAGAGAAGCTGATACCACTACTACAGCTAATGaaaatttattgcaacaacAGCTGCTACTCCAACAAATGCAAttgcaacaacaacagcagcagatACAATCTAACATGGGCATTCAGCTGCAGGGTCAAGTACAAATGCAGTTACAACAAAACCAAATACCTCTTCAACCACAACAGCAAATGCAACCTACTGCGCAACCATCCCAACAACACAGTTTACAACCACAACCTGTTCAGTTAGTCCAACAACAACCGCTAATGCAGCAACAAACTTCAGTTGTTCAACCCCAGCAAGCACAACAGTTGCAACAAGTGCCCCAAGTATCTCAGCAACAAGTTCAGTATCAACAACAACAGTATCAACAACAATTGCAACAGCAGtatcaacagcaacaacagccaTATCCCTCACATGTTTCACAAAATATTAACCCTTCTTCATCGCAATGTTCTACACCGCAAACTGTACAAACACAACCACAATTTCCTCAAGTGACTCAACAgatacaacagcaacaacaaattcaacaacagcaacagattcaacaacaacaaattcaacagcagcaacagatacagcagcaacaacagatacagcaacaacaacagatacagcagcaacaacagatacaacagcagcaacaacagatccatcaacagcaacaacagatacagcagcagcaacagcaacaacagatccatcaacagcaacaacagtaCATACAATTAAATCAGATGAACGTACCGCAACAGATAAGTCATCAAATGCAATCGCAAATACAGCCGCAGCTACAATCACAAATCCAAATTTTATCCCAGCAACAGCATGTGCAAATGCAACAAACCCAGCAAGTGCAGTATTCTCAACCACAGGTGCAGCATGTGCAACAAGTGCCTGTGCAAAATCAACAATTTTATCAGCAAAGTGCTACAGGAACTTCGGGTTATACTACACAACCTATATACCAACAAAATATTTCTCAATCAATGTATCATCCATACACCACTCCTAATCCAGCTGGTCATGTGGAAATATTATCAACAAGTCAGCCTACCACTCAAATTTATTCCCATACAAGCATACCTGGAAGTGCAGCGCCACCAACTTCGCAGCCTTACATTCAACAATCAACAGGACAGGTCTCAGCTTCCGTACCATCAAGTATTAACATTCAAAATTCATCGGCAGCAACAATCATACAGAGTGCAGCGACTGCTACGATTCCAAATATTCAACCCACACCCACTATTCTACCCAATGGCGGGCATCAATCACAGCCTCAGCAAAATGTCTTGGTCCAGATGCAATATTCGCAACCTTCTAGTGTGCCCACATCCGTATCTATGTCATCTGGAATGAGTGTCCCTGCACAGTCCACAACAACCACACAGCACCAGCAACATTTTGTTCCGAGTACGGATCAAATCACTGCGGATAGATCTTCTTTACCCAAGCAGGATACAATGGACTCTGTACAATCTTTACCAgttgatttaccatctaatgtTCAAGATCAAGTGAATTTAACTACTGCTATAGGCCAAACAGCAGTAGCGAGCGAAGG AGTAACTCAAGAAAATTCTGAAAACGTTTCTTCTGAAAGGAGCAGAGTGAAAAGGTCTGGTACAAAACGGAAGAAACCTGGTATTAAGTTGACTGTTTTATCAGTAAGCAGTAGCGAAGGTCAGTCAGTGACTGTTGAATGTCAACTGGACACAAGCAAGCAGAAAACAGTGACATTTAAATTTGATAGGGATGATATGGTACCCACTGATATTGCTAACAATTTG GTAGCTGAAAATCTGTTACCCCAATCTCAATGTGAAACGTTCGTCGAATTAATAGAAGACATCGTGAAACAGTTACGTCTGGATCCCACAAGAGCTTTACCTTTGGTGGCACATGGTCCTCCAGATCAATCAGCTGGTGGTAGCCCAGTTACTAGTCGGCGACCTAGAGATCGTGACCACAGTCTTGATACAGCTAAG GTGAGACATGGCTCGCTAACTCGTCAAAGCAGCCACCGATCATCGTACAAAGTCCATCGTAGACACCGTTCG AGAGACGAAACATCCAACACTTCTACACCAACGAAATTGTTGCCGATTGATCAGATTATTTCTCACATCACTGGTGGCACCACAGAGAAGCAGCAAAGTGTTCAAACACCTGACAGCCAAGTGGGACTTGAAAACACATCGGCTGAAGCATCCAGACGATCATCTACCTCCACGCAGAACACAGATACATTGACGCCAACTAATTTACCAAGTGACCCAACTGATACTCAAGAAACATTGGTTAATGTAACCAACTTAGAAGCAGGATTAGAGCTGCATAATGTATCCAATGAGGATAAATTTTATCATTGCACCACAACATATACTCAAAGTTCAGTACACGATACAGCAATTGGAAACCAAGGAAGCGAGATGGCAAAAGAATCTGGGGCTCAAGACGTAACTGATCTTCAAGAAAGAGAAGCGAACAAAGAAATACAAGTTGATACAGTTACAGAGGTAGCTACGCTAACTGCGCCACCTCCAATTAGAAAAATCTCTCGGTTTTTAGTTAGTCCTGTAGTCGAACAAAAAATTCTCACTATCGAAGACGAAGAATCCAGCGTAGAAAGTACTGAGAAAGCTAATATTTTGGCAACACAATCAAATTTAGTATCTCAAATTAGTGTAACCGATGAAGGACAGGCAAAGCATGACGAATTAGAGGTAAATGTATTAGAAACGCAAGCTGCTGTTCTTGAAAAACCCAGCGTTGAAACTCTTATACAGAATACTCAGTATGTCCCGGAGCAAGTAGATGCAGTTCAAACGTTACAATTGGGGCAACAAACAATCGGTCTGCAGAACACTATGCAAGGACAAGCAATGTCAGCTATGCTACAGATACAGCCAAACATTAATACTATACAATCTAGTCCACATAATGTGATCTTACCAGGATCAACGATAACACATCAATTGCCGCAACAGATGCAATCTGTACCTCAGAACATTATGGTTACAGTCCAAAAAGATTTGCAAACACAAACACAAATTCCTCCCAACAATGTTAACATGCAAGGACAATACCAAAATCAACCTTTGCAATGCAATGTCTTATTGCAACAGCAACAAATTCCTATGCAACACAATTTAACGCAGATGCATGTACAACCTGAACTTCAGCATCAAGGACAAATTCAAACTCAACGACCAATGCAACAATTCCATTCTCAACAAATACCGCAACAGTATGTGATACTTTCTGGGCCAATACAACAGTTGCAACCAGCAGCGATCGTGGACGAAAGGAATCGTAGAATATCAAATATTTCTACTGCTTCAAATATGTCCACCGATTCGCAAATGTCTGAAATAGTCAATCTCACAGACGATAAAAAGCAACCTATGGTTGTACCTAGTTCATCTGTGCACCATATGCAGCATGCTCAACTTATAGCTCAACCAGAAGGACAGAACGTTGCAACTTTATCGCAAACTGTACTGGAACCAACGCAACAATTACAAGGAACTCCTCAAAATATAATGAACGTTCCAACAAATGCATCCGTACCCGTTTCAGTTCCTGTTCAACAAGTGATTGCTACAGAAGTTGCTCCTAAAGTGATAGttaagacaaaagaagtgtccTCAACTCTCCCAGACTTGGCACAAAATTTAGCGAatatactttcaaatccaaaatCGAAATCTGCAACTCCTCACGGTGTAACCAGCCATGAGCAAAATCCAATTACAAACATCCCAGCAGCTACGGTATTCGATAATAAATCCACTCTCCAATCAGAACAGTATTTCCAGCCTATTCAACCGGaggcgagtcagattcaaataccGTCACAGGTACAACACAATTATCAACCGAATATAGTGCAACCAGGAATTTCACAAACGTTCCAACAAGTCACACAGCAATCTCAGCAAACGCAGATAACTTTGCAACAGACGATGCAATTGAATCCAACGCAACAAATGGatcctcagcttcaaattatgcCACAAAATTTTCAGGGGGTTCAAACTATGCTGCAAGGCAAATGGATCGCTACCCCGAATCAGAATATTATGCAACAGACTGGGCTAATAAGACATCCTCAGCAGACTCAGCAACAGTTGCAACAGACTATACCTGTGCAACAACCAATTTTGCAAGATACTCAAAATGTGGAAAATTTTGTTCAAACTGATCAGTCTCAGCTCCACTTGAAGCTTCAGGAGCAACAAATTCTAGGCAAAACGTCAGAAATGGAGACACAGGAATCGATCACATCAACTGG GCGCATCAGTACTGAATGTCATCTGTTATCGGAAGCTGAGAATTCTAGCCACGATGTAACTCCTGAACACACAATCGTTGAATCTGTAGATTCAACATTGTTTGCACAAAACCAGGCAttgcaacaacagcagcaacagcacAGGAAACTGAGTCAACAAAATTCTTTGGATAAAGTCCCAGATGCAGTGGTTGGAACAGCTGGTCTGGGTGGACCAGGTCCACAAACGATAGCAGATCTTCATCAGAAACTTGTGCAGCTAACAAGTCAGCCATCCGAAGCACTCAACGTAGGAACTCCACCTATTAGTTATCCAGCTACACCTCATAACCATCAAATAGTAGGTGGATATGACGCATATATAAACTCCTTGCAACAAAAGTTGGTTAACATTGGTATGCCAATTTCAACGACACATGGCGTG GGTCCTCCATCACCTCAGACAGCGATACAATCTTCCACTTCCTTGACCGACCCAAATGTTCCCACAAACGTCGAAGCTTTAGCTCTAATTCAAGATAGTTCCATCCACCCACTTGCTTTGTCACAAACG catgTAGATTGCTCTTTGGATAGTCCAACACCAGGAGCAGGTGCTACAGGATCAGAAACCATGAGTCCTAGCAAAGAAAGCATAAAAGTTCGAGCCCAAAGACCCGGATCTCGTCTCCAAGAATTGGAACAGGAGTTGGCAAAGATTCATCACAGAGGCTCGGTACTTTCGACAGCTTCTCCACAACCGTTGTTACAGTCTACTCAAAGTTTATTGACCACCGTCCCATCCACATCAACTGTGCCAGTTGCTAATATTACTCCTAGTGTCAATACATCACGCTCTGACACAAACACCCCAGTGCAAATAGAACCACAGGAATCTGTAACGGAG AAGGTTAGTACAACGCAACCTGTTAGAAAAATATCAAGGTTCGTCGTTTCCAAGGTCGCAGGTCCTCCTAACAATGCTACTGGACCAAACCAGCAATCATATGCAGAGGATCCAAAGGTTTACCATGTGGAGGAAAACCAAG GTACACCAGTTCAAGTGATTCATAGTCGTGAAGGTTCTATTCCACCTACGCAATCTATCCAGTCTACTGTTAGTGGTCCTACAATGGAA CAAACGGAGAAAGATGAAAGATTTTGGACGTTAACGCCAAGCGAGGAATATCAATTACTCATAAAAAA ACAAACTATGGAGCTAGAGACGCTGCAAAGAAGACACAGGGAAGAATTAGAACGTTTCCAGCAACACCAGCTGCAGCTGTTGAtccagcaacaacaacaagcgaGTGCGTTGCATCAGCATCACCATCAGCATCACCCTATGCTTTATCACACTGTCGCGACTAGCTTGGCTG GACAAACTAGACTTCCAAGTACAGAAGACTACTTAATGTTTAATACAACGCCCCAAACTCCATTACAAAAAGCTCCAAGTAATTATCCAGACACGGACGAAACGTTACGGTTAGCTATGCAAaaattgaagcaaactcctttgCAACTACAACCACAGCAGGCAACGGCTGGAATACCGCACGCTTACGTTATTCCGATTCCAGTAGTGCCTTCTGAAACTATGCAGAACATACCCTCTCAGCAATCTAGTAGTTACACAAGTGATATCGCTGAATCGTACGACTCTGCGCATAGTTCCCTTATAAATTCGGCCCAATATCAGTTCGCGCCTATATTACCGGACGGGACGAATATCGCTGTGTCCTCCACTGGATCGTTAGTCACGCCTATTCCAATATCGAGTTCAACAGGTAGCGGTGGTTACATTCAATATCACGAAAACCAAACGTTACCAAATTTCCAAACATTCAGCTGTACACCACACGGCGGTTTCTTTTTGCCAGCTGGTTACAGACTGATATACGCTCCTCAGCCAGCGTCTCAGTCCCAGCCAGCTACACCGGCAACTCCGCATATAGGGAATTCTCATGACGGTACGCCGCCGGCGGAACCGTTACACACAAATACTGATAATTCAGCTGCCCCTCCTTCTCACACCGATCAATAA